A genomic window from Thunnus maccoyii chromosome 2, fThuMac1.1, whole genome shotgun sequence includes:
- the LOC121887991 gene encoding uncharacterized protein LOC121887991 isoform X1, with amino-acid sequence MSGDIEKTCRICKINLVIKGVITNSRILFKSTNKNERPLWERFRDVGILLPCRPGVSSGRICLKCFRQLVRVEDSQIILKKWKTELDVTHTNEGGSRGEEKRDRDTLTNNITPQEKTLCQSLNPASHSSTTELQDNQAVMDRPRGQSRSIGIQVNTPETCAATIEKPALQHIVDEEAIMQLMKTCPMCDRQCRCHKYSRGPYFIVFQKCYFCDFQRKWASQPEALNADAYKAYIPPRKKLKSNDSVTVEGEAQSSQRNKTNISESSVSESNRTLQCRVTVSKLSLDMINMHNK; translated from the exons ATGTCGGGCGATATTGAGAAGACATGCcgtatatgtaaaataaatttggTAATCAAGGGGGTGATAACAAATTCAAGAATATTAttcaaaagcacaaacaagAACGAGAGGCCATTATGGGAACGTTTCCGAGATGTCGGGATACTTCTCCCATGTAGACCCGGTGTCTCTTCTGGGAGGATTTGTCTCAAATGTTTTCGACAACTTGTCAGGGTTGAAGATTCGCAAATTATTCTAAAGAAATGGAAAACGGAGCTTGACGTCACTCATACAAACGAGGGAGGCtcgagaggagaagagaagagggatCGTGATACGCTAACAAATAACATTACGCCACAGGAAAAGACGCTATGCCAGAGTCTCAACCCGGCGTCTCATAGCAGTACGACAGAG CTGCAAGACAACCAGGCAGTGATGGACAGACCACGAGGCCAGAGCAGAAGCATAG GTATTCAAGTAAATACACCGGAGACGTGCGCTGCGACCATTGAGAA ACCAGCTCTGCAGCACATCGTTGATGAGGAGGCCATCATGCAGCTGATGAAGACCTGTCCGATGTGTGACAGACAGTGCCGCTGTCACAAATACTCTCGTGGTCCTTACTTCATAGTTTTCCAGAAGTGTTACTTCTGCGATTTTCAACGCAAGTGGGCCAGCCAACCTGAAGCTCTAAATGCTGATGCTTATAAGGCATACATACCTCCCAGGAAGAAACTGAAGTCAAATGACTCAGTTACTGTAGAGGGTGAGGCTCAGTCATCACAACGTAATAAGACAAACATTTCTGAATCCTCAGTCTCAGAGTCCAATCGGACATTACAGTGCCGTGTAACAGTGTCAAAGCTGTCTTTAGATATGATTAACATGCATAATAAATGA
- the LOC121887991 gene encoding uncharacterized protein LOC121887991 isoform X2, with amino-acid sequence MKCSVPGCGNVRKTVVCLQLKFHCFPLDPELRGRWLEAIKNPNEAKSASLNRKRASVLKNKPFSLRVCSDHFTDDAYIGGIRTYYAALKRGAVPTIFPWSATDSDSVQAQSHPQLQDNQAVMDRPRGQSRSIGIQVNTPETCAATIEKPALQHIVDEEAIMQLMKTCPMCDRQCRCHKYSRGPYFIVFQKCYFCDFQRKWASQPEALNADAYKAYIPPRKKLKSNDSVTVEGEAQSSQRNKTNISESSVSESNRTLQCRVTVSKLSLDMINMHNK; translated from the exons ATGAAGTGCTCTGTGCCTGGTTGTGGAAATGTCCGGAAAACTGTAGTATGCTTGCAACTCAAATTCCACTGTTTCCCTTTGGACCCCGAGTTACGCGGCCGGTGGCTGGAGGCGATAAAGAATCCAAATGAAGCAAAGAGTGCAAGTTTAAATCGCAAACGTGCATCGGTGCTGAAAAACAAGCCTTTCAGTCTTCGTGTGTGCAGTGACCACTTCACAGATGATGCCTATATAGGAGGGATACGAACTTATTACGCTGCATTGAAGCGAGGTGCTGTTCCAACTATTTTCCCTTGGTCAGCTACAGATTCAGACAGTGTACAGGCGCAGTCACATCCACAG CTGCAAGACAACCAGGCAGTGATGGACAGACCACGAGGCCAGAGCAGAAGCATAG GTATTCAAGTAAATACACCGGAGACGTGCGCTGCGACCATTGAGAA ACCAGCTCTGCAGCACATCGTTGATGAGGAGGCCATCATGCAGCTGATGAAGACCTGTCCGATGTGTGACAGACAGTGCCGCTGTCACAAATACTCTCGTGGTCCTTACTTCATAGTTTTCCAGAAGTGTTACTTCTGCGATTTTCAACGCAAGTGGGCCAGCCAACCTGAAGCTCTAAATGCTGATGCTTATAAGGCATACATACCTCCCAGGAAGAAACTGAAGTCAAATGACTCAGTTACTGTAGAGGGTGAGGCTCAGTCATCACAACGTAATAAGACAAACATTTCTGAATCCTCAGTCTCAGAGTCCAATCGGACATTACAGTGCCGTGTAACAGTGTCAAAGCTGTCTTTAGATATGATTAACATGCATAATAAATGA